Proteins found in one Primulina eburnea isolate SZY01 chromosome 16, ASM2296580v1, whole genome shotgun sequence genomic segment:
- the LOC140815924 gene encoding rab GTPase-activating protein 22-like isoform X1 has protein sequence MVENRLGLSRHPWGKIVVLNLRSMLSGGSAAVGAICGSIIQLRRAVFTAGDGGFWMDQTASGFVTLAVTALAGLVLAAALFYTTSGRLKSPWSRRKRKHLLFPHQWINLFTPDGKLRDNGVKLLKKVRSGGVDPSIRAEVWPFLLGVYDLSSSKEERDVTRTQKRKEYENLRRQCRQFLKRNKELLKQSGSGETSNGEGGSHTGDMDSADSEDVVSARESLSSEEGFPYNKESEHTPGTKMDGYTGSKPIADANPASESESSDSDSSDGPESQTFNLTESMEGNDGDMPSKEDLSPSKMEVQSKLKGSEDFSTWQRIIRLDAIRANGEWIAYSPVLASVSDTKACRSAEVVGLKDYDHLDPARIFHASRLVAILEAYALYDPEIGYCQGMSDILSPIISVITDDHIAFWCFVGFMKKARHNFRLDEVGIRRQLTIVSKIIKYKDSHLYRHLEKLQAEDCFFVYRMVVVLFRRELTFEQTMCLWEVMWADQAAIRAGIGKTAWSRIRQRAPPTDDLLLYAIAASVLQRRKQIIEKYSSMDEILRECNAMAGHLNVWKLLDDAHDLVVTLNDKMETSL, from the exons ATGGTGGAGAATCGACTAGGCTTGTCGCGGCATCCCTGGGGCAAAATCGTGGTTCTGAATCTTCGTTCCATGCTCTCCGGAGGCTCGGCGGCGGTTGGAGCGATTTGCGGCAGTATCATTCAGCTGAGGAGAGCTGTGTTCACCGCCGGCGACGGCGGATTCTGGATGGACCAGACTGCGAGTGGATTCGTAACTCTCGCCGTCACGGCGCTGGCTGGTCTTGTGTTGGCCGCCGCCTTGTTCTACACCACTAG CGGTCGTCTCAAATCCCCATGGTCtcgaagaaaaagaaaacatttACTTTTTCCTCATCAGTGGATAAATTTGTTCACTCCAGATGGAAAACTTCGTGACAATGGAGTTAAACTTCTGAAGAAAGTTCGCAGTGGA GGTGTTGATCCAAGTATACGGGCAGAGGTTTGGCCATTTCTTCTTGGGGT ATATGACCTATCCAGTTCCAAAGAAGAAAGAGATGTCACTAGAACACAAAAAAG AAAGGAATATGAGAACTTACGAAGACAATGTCGCCAATTTCTTAAACGTAACAAAGAACTTCTAAAGCAAAGCGGAAGTGGTGAAACTAGCAATGGAGAAGGTGGAAGTCACACTGGAGACATGGATTCTGCTGATTCTGAAGATGTTGTGAGTGCCAGAGAATCCCTTTCAAGTGAGGAAGGGTTCCCATATAATAAGGAATCAGAACATACTCCTGGAACGAAGATGGATGGATATACTGGTTCTAAACCAATTGCAGATGCGAATCCTGCCTCTGAGTCCGAATCCTCAGACTCTGACTCGTCAGATGGTCCTGAAAGTCAAACTTTCAATTTAACAGAAAGCATGGAGGGGAATGATGGTGACATGCCATCAAAGGAGGACTTGTCTCCCTCAAAAATGGAAGTTCAGTCAAAACTTAAAGGTTCAGAAGATTTTTCGACCTGGCAGCGAATTATCCGCCTTGATGCGATTCGAGCTAATGGAGAATGGATAGCATATTCCCCTGTTCTGGCAAGTGTATCAGACACCAAAGCATGTCGTTCGGCTGAGGTGGTGGGATTGAAGGATTATGATCACCTCGATCCTGCCAGAATCTTTCATGCTTCCCGTTTAGTTGCCATTCTTGAAGCCTATGCGCTGTATGACCCTGAAATTGGGTATTGCCAGGGAATGAGTGATATACTTTCTCCAATAATCTCAGTGATTACAGACGACCACATAGCTTTCTGGTGTTTTGTGGGTTTCATGAAGAAGGCCCGTCACAATTTCAGGCTCGATGAAGTGGGAATCAGAAGGCAGCTGACCATTGTTTCTAAAATCATCAAATACAAGGACTCACATCTTTACAGGCACTTGGAGAAACTTCAGGCTGAGGATTGCTTTTTTGTGTACAGAATGGTGGTCGTACTTTTCCGGAGGGAACTAACTTTTGAGCAAACTATGTGCCTTTGGGAGGTGATGTGGGCTGATCAGGCTGCAATTAGGGCCGGAATTGGGAAAACAGCGTGGAGTAGAATAAGGCAACGAGCCCCGCCAACCGACGACCTATTACTTTATGCGATTGCAGCTTCTGTGTTACAAAGGAGGAAACAGATCATAGAGAAGTATAGCAGTATGGATGAGATTTTAAGGGAGTGCAATGCAATGGCTGGGCATCTCAATGTATGGAAGCTACTCGACGATGCACATGATTTGGTGGTAACACTCAATGACAAAATGGAGACTTCTTTATGA
- the LOC140815924 gene encoding rab GTPase-activating protein 22-like isoform X2 has product MRALRRSQTSSSSKSSPQSSSSNSSLSSPSSSSWNHLRSVLFVVASTSQANCSSSSSSDRGRLKSPWSRRKRKHLLFPHQWINLFTPDGKLRDNGVKLLKKVRSGGVDPSIRAEVWPFLLGVYDLSSSKEERDVTRTQKRKEYENLRRQCRQFLKRNKELLKQSGSGETSNGEGGSHTGDMDSADSEDVVSARESLSSEEGFPYNKESEHTPGTKMDGYTGSKPIADANPASESESSDSDSSDGPESQTFNLTESMEGNDGDMPSKEDLSPSKMEVQSKLKGSEDFSTWQRIIRLDAIRANGEWIAYSPVLASVSDTKACRSAEVVGLKDYDHLDPARIFHASRLVAILEAYALYDPEIGYCQGMSDILSPIISVITDDHIAFWCFVGFMKKARHNFRLDEVGIRRQLTIVSKIIKYKDSHLYRHLEKLQAEDCFFVYRMVVVLFRRELTFEQTMCLWEVMWADQAAIRAGIGKTAWSRIRQRAPPTDDLLLYAIAASVLQRRKQIIEKYSSMDEILRECNAMAGHLNVWKLLDDAHDLVVTLNDKMETSL; this is encoded by the exons ATGAGAGCTCTTAGACGAAGTCAGACTTCTTCATCTTCAAAATCTTCGCCACAATCATCATCCTCAaattcgtcattgtcttcaccGTCATCTTCGTCGTGGAACCATTTGAGATCGGTTCTATTCGTAGTAGCTTCAACCTCACAAGCTAATtgttcttcttcttcctcttctgaTCG CGGTCGTCTCAAATCCCCATGGTCtcgaagaaaaagaaaacatttACTTTTTCCTCATCAGTGGATAAATTTGTTCACTCCAGATGGAAAACTTCGTGACAATGGAGTTAAACTTCTGAAGAAAGTTCGCAGTGGA GGTGTTGATCCAAGTATACGGGCAGAGGTTTGGCCATTTCTTCTTGGGGT ATATGACCTATCCAGTTCCAAAGAAGAAAGAGATGTCACTAGAACACAAAAAAG AAAGGAATATGAGAACTTACGAAGACAATGTCGCCAATTTCTTAAACGTAACAAAGAACTTCTAAAGCAAAGCGGAAGTGGTGAAACTAGCAATGGAGAAGGTGGAAGTCACACTGGAGACATGGATTCTGCTGATTCTGAAGATGTTGTGAGTGCCAGAGAATCCCTTTCAAGTGAGGAAGGGTTCCCATATAATAAGGAATCAGAACATACTCCTGGAACGAAGATGGATGGATATACTGGTTCTAAACCAATTGCAGATGCGAATCCTGCCTCTGAGTCCGAATCCTCAGACTCTGACTCGTCAGATGGTCCTGAAAGTCAAACTTTCAATTTAACAGAAAGCATGGAGGGGAATGATGGTGACATGCCATCAAAGGAGGACTTGTCTCCCTCAAAAATGGAAGTTCAGTCAAAACTTAAAGGTTCAGAAGATTTTTCGACCTGGCAGCGAATTATCCGCCTTGATGCGATTCGAGCTAATGGAGAATGGATAGCATATTCCCCTGTTCTGGCAAGTGTATCAGACACCAAAGCATGTCGTTCGGCTGAGGTGGTGGGATTGAAGGATTATGATCACCTCGATCCTGCCAGAATCTTTCATGCTTCCCGTTTAGTTGCCATTCTTGAAGCCTATGCGCTGTATGACCCTGAAATTGGGTATTGCCAGGGAATGAGTGATATACTTTCTCCAATAATCTCAGTGATTACAGACGACCACATAGCTTTCTGGTGTTTTGTGGGTTTCATGAAGAAGGCCCGTCACAATTTCAGGCTCGATGAAGTGGGAATCAGAAGGCAGCTGACCATTGTTTCTAAAATCATCAAATACAAGGACTCACATCTTTACAGGCACTTGGAGAAACTTCAGGCTGAGGATTGCTTTTTTGTGTACAGAATGGTGGTCGTACTTTTCCGGAGGGAACTAACTTTTGAGCAAACTATGTGCCTTTGGGAGGTGATGTGGGCTGATCAGGCTGCAATTAGGGCCGGAATTGGGAAAACAGCGTGGAGTAGAATAAGGCAACGAGCCCCGCCAACCGACGACCTATTACTTTATGCGATTGCAGCTTCTGTGTTACAAAGGAGGAAACAGATCATAGAGAAGTATAGCAGTATGGATGAGATTTTAAGGGAGTGCAATGCAATGGCTGGGCATCTCAATGTATGGAAGCTACTCGACGATGCACATGATTTGGTGGTAACACTCAATGACAAAATGGAGACTTCTTTATGA